AACACTAGTAATTGGTTTAAGTCATCAACTCAACAATTGCATCCATCTATAAATACCTACAAACCATTCCCAAAATACTCAGCACCATTCACATTTTCTACTGTCATAAAATTACTAAACTTCCAAGCTTCCTCCTCATATCAACAAACTCAAAATGGGGTTTCTTTCTGACCAAATTTTCCGCCAATCTGTGTCGACAGCCAGCAAATCATCCTCGAGTTTTTTAGGTCATGTCCCGAAAGGATATATAGCAGTTTATGTTGGTGATTACAAAAAGAAGAGATTTCTTGTACCGATATCATACTTGAATCGGCCTTCATTCCAAGATTTACTAAGCTTAGCTGAAGAAGAATTCGGTTTCCATCATCCAATGGGTGGTTTGACGATTCCTTGCAGAGAAGATACATTCAATGATGTGATTTCCAACTTGAGtagataatatatatataggagCAACCACTCAAATTAGAGCCAAAAGAAAATTATGTAGGATAGAAAATACCAattcaatataaatatttatgaggATGAACAATTTTGTCTAATGAGAAAGTTTAATGGATATAAATCTTTGTTTTATGTTGCACATCTTACTTTTCATTGTTCCTGTCCTTATTCCattattatttaattctttCTAAATATTAAAGTCAAGTAGTTAAGTATATATTCTTTGAAATCAAAAGTCTATTCTTTCCATGGGCACCATTTACTTATGATCAGATTACAAgttaaatatatcaatataaataGAGTATGCTATGTATTAATAGTCCTTAAAGCTTC
This window of the Mercurialis annua linkage group LG5, ddMerAnnu1.2, whole genome shotgun sequence genome carries:
- the LOC126681451 gene encoding auxin-responsive protein SAUR21-like, which codes for MGFLSDQIFRQSVSTASKSSSSFLGHVPKGYIAVYVGDYKKKRFLVPISYLNRPSFQDLLSLAEEEFGFHHPMGGLTIPCREDTFNDVISNLSR